A window from Canis lupus familiaris isolate Mischka breed German Shepherd chromosome 18, alternate assembly UU_Cfam_GSD_1.0, whole genome shotgun sequence encodes these proteins:
- the COMMD9 gene encoding COMM domain-containing protein 9 — translation MAALTAEGFAALQSLLKASSKDVVRQLCQESFPSSALGSEKLLDMTCSSLSVTQEEAEQLLQALHRLTRLVVFRDLSSAEAILALFPENFHQNLKNLLTKIILEHVSTWRTEAQANQISLPRLVDLDWRVDVKTSSDSISRMAVPTCLLQMKIQEDPSLCGDKPSISAVTVELSKETLDTMLDGLGRIRDQLSAVANK, via the exons GCCTCCTCAAAAGATGTTGTCAGACAGCTGTGCCAAGAGAGCTTTCCCAGTTCAGCCCTTGGCTCAGAAAAACTCTTGGATATGACATGCTCCAGCTTGTCTGTGACCCAGGAGGAAGCAGAGCAA CTGCTCCAGGCTCTGCACCGTCTCACCAGGCTGGTGGTGTTCCGTGACCTGTCCTCTGCCGAGGCGATCCTGGCTCTCTTTCCTGAAAATTTCCACCAGAACCTCAAAAACCTGCTGACGAAAATCATCCTAGAACATGT CTCTACTTGGCGAACTGAAGCCCAAGCAAATCAGA TCTCGCTGCCACGCCTGGTCGACCTGGACTGGAGAGTGGACGTCAAGACCTCCTCCGACAGCATCAGCCGCATGGCCGTCCCCACCTGCCTGCTCCAGATGAAG ATCCAGGAAGATCCTAGTCTGTGTGGAGACAAGCCCTCCATCTCAGCTGTCACCGTGGAGCTGAGTAAGGAGACGCTGGACACTATGCTCGACGGCCTGGGCCGCATCCGCGACCAGCTTTCCGCGGTGGCCAACAAATAA